The window ggatgatcagtgagatacacctgctggagcgcgtgctacggatgggtgttgccatcgtgaccagtgagctgagataaggcggagctttacctagcatggacttgtagatgacctggagccagtgggtctggcgacgaatatgtagcgagggccagccgactagagcatacaagtcgcagtggtgggtggtataaggtgctttagtgacgaaacggatggcactgtgatagactgcatccagtttgctgagtagagtgttggaagccattttgtagatgacatcgccgaagtcgaggatcggtaggatagtcagttttactagggtaagcttggcggcgtgagtgaaggaggctttgttgcggaatagaaagccgactcttgatttgattttcgattggagatgtttgatatgagtctggaaggagagtttgcagtctagccagacacctaggtacttatagacgtccacatattctaggtcggaaccatccagggtggtgatgctagtcgggcatgcgggtgcaggcagcgaccggttgaaaagcatgcatttggttttactagcgtttaagagcagttggaggccacggaaggagtgttgtatggcattgaagcttgtttggaggttagatagcacagtgtccaaagacgggccgaaggtatatagaatggtgtcgtctgcgtagaggtggatcagggaatcgcccgcagcaagagcaacatcattgatatacacagagaaaagagtcggcccgagaattgaaccctttggcacccccatagagactgccagaggcccagacagcatgccctccgatttgacgcattGAActctatacagacgtggaagctgatagtcaggtttttctatccacaatccagactacaataaatggcttcctaaagaaaatcaaatccaaacctggccaaaagagcactcttccttggctaaatggagaaatctggaaattgatgaaagaacgagattatgctctaaaaatagccctaaaatctaaattagagcatgacagacgtaggtttaccatgttgagaaataaggtgatgaaagaaatcagacaggccaaggcaaactttttttattaacataattggtgaagcaaagggaaattctaaattgatatgggagaatctaaaaaagttaacagggaaagaccatagtaacactgcaaaaagactagaaatcatggtgaataacaatctaacacaggatgcagtagaaatagcaatagccttcaattcctactttattgactctgtcagggtactgacacagaacccctccacttgtttcttgggctcagtgctagtgaatgacactcaacctgtcttcatcataagggaggtttctgagtcaaaggtgaacaaggtgataaagaactctaaagccaaagatgtgtttgggatggactctaacctttcttaaaaactacaaagagtcactcattggccccattactaaggtcaccaacacatctattggtctcggtgtgtttccaagggtatggaagtcggccataataatggccatctttaaatcaggtgaccctgctgacgtgagtaactacaggcccattagtatactacctgtggtgtcaaaggttgttgaaaagtgtgtagcagaacaactgattgcccacctcaacaacagccccttcacattacactccatgcagtttggcttcagagcgaaacactccacagaaacggccaactgcttttttctggaaaatgtgaagtccaagatggacaaagggggtgctgttggggctgtgtttctggacctaaggaaggcttttgatactgttaaccatgagattctcatcacaaaattgtccaagttcaacttttcccctgatgccttgagatggatgaaatcataccttgaaggcagaactcagtgtgtcagagtgagcaatgagctgtcgcccactcgtagctatgatgtgggcgtgccccaagggtcaatactggggcccctcctgttcagcctgtacattaatgatctgccttctgtctgtactgggtctgaagttcaaatgtatgcagatgatacagtgatatatgtgaatgcaaagagcaaacaacaagctgcacaagaactcactactgtaatggtccaggttacaaagtggctcagtgactcgtgtttgcatctcaatgtgaaaaaaactgtttgcatgttcttcacaaagagggcaacagatgctactgagccagatgtctatgtgtcaggggagaagctccaggtggtatccgattttaagtaccttggcatcatacttgattccaacctctcttttaaaaagcatgtgaaaaaggtaattcaaataaccaaattcaacctagctaatttccgatttatacgaaattgtttgactgcagaggtagcaaaactgtacttcaaatctatgatactcccccacttaacatactgcttgactagttgggcccaagcttgctgtacaacattaaaacctattcagtctgtctacaaacaggctctcaaagtgcttgataggaagcccaatagccatcatcattgtcacatccttagaaagcatgagctcttgagttgggaaaatcttgtgcaatacaccgacgcatgtcttgtattcaagatcctcaatggcctggctccccctccactcaatatttttgttaaacagaaaacccagacatatggcagcagatccacaaggtctgccatgagaggtgactgtatagttcccctaaggaaaagcacctttagtaaatctgcattctctgtgagagcttcccatgtctggaatacactgccatcagacacacataactgcaccacatatcacactttcacaaaatgcttgaagacatggctaaaggtcaatcagatttgtgaacatggtcccagctgtgtgttgccactctccatgttgtctgttgtctgtagcttgtgaggtgtggaaacactttgttgcttttatgaatcttgtcttgctgctttttgttttatgctgctctgtctgtatgctacgtcttgcttgtcctatgttgctctgtctgtatgctacgtcttgcttgtcctatgttgctctgtctgtatgctacgtcttgcttaccctgtatataactactgaccctgtatatagctactgaccctgtatatagctactgaccctgtatataactactgaccctgtatataactactgactctgtatataactactgaccctgtatatagctactgcccctgtatataactactgactctgtatataactactgaccctgtatataactactgaccctgtatatagctactggccctgtatataactactgaccctgtatataactactgaccctggaactgtccctgtatataactactgaccctgtatataactactgaccctgtatataactactgaccctggaactgaccctgtatataactactgaccctgtatatagctactgaccctgtatataactactgaccctgtatataactactgaccctgtatataactactgaccctgtatataactactgaccctggaactgtccctgtatataactactgaccctggaactgaccctgtatataaatactgaccctggaactgaccctgtatataactactgaccctgtatatagctactggccctgtatataactactgaccctgtatatagctactgaccctgtatataactactgaccctggaactgtccctgtatataaatactgaccctggaactgaccctgtatataaatactgaccctggaactgaccctgtatataacaactgaccctgtatataactactgaccctgtatataactactgaccctggaactgaccctgtatataactactgaccctgtatataactactgaccctggaactgaccctgtatataactactgaccctgtatatagctactgaccctgtatatagctactgaccctgtatataactactgaccctgtatataactactgactctgtatataactactgactctgtatataactactgactctgtatataactactgaccctgtatatagctactgaccctgtatatagttacttaccctggaactgtccctgtatataactactgaccctgtatataactactgaccctgtatataactactgaccctgtatatagctactaaccctgtatataactactgaccctgtatataactactggccctgtatataactactgaccctgtatatagctactgactcTGTGTATAACTAcggaccctgtatataactactgacccggtATATagacactgaccctgtatatagacactgaccctgtagatacagttgaagtctgaagtttacatacaccttcgccaaatacatttaaactcagtttttcacaattcctgacatttaatttaaaaggtccctgtcttaggtcagttaggatcaccactttattttaagaatgtgaaatgtcagaataatagtagagataattatctctttcagctttaatttctttcagcacattcccagtgggtcagaagtttacatacactcaattagtatttggtagctttgcctttaaattgtttaatttgggtcaaacgtttcgggaagccttccacaagcttcccacaataagttggtgttactgagtcaggtttgtaggcatcctgccatctattttgtgaagtgcaccagtccttcctgcagcaaagcacccccacaacatgatgctgctacccctgttcttcatggttgggatggtgttccaaGGCATCTtggaagcctccccctttttcctccaaacataacgatggtcattattggtcaaacagttctgtttttgttttgtcagaccagaggacatttctccaaaaagtattatctttgtccccatgtgcagctgcacaCGTAGTCTGGATtttgccggttttggagcagtggcttcttccttgttgagtggcctttcaggttatgtcgatataggactcgttttataaAATTCATTAATAAAGCCCTTCGCACATCAGCTGCTGTCTCAAagggctgtacagaaacccagcctaaaaccccaaacagcaagcaatgcagctcggtggcttggaaaaactccctagaaaggccaaaacctaggaagaaacctagagaggaaccaggctatgaggggtggccagtcctcttctggctgtgccgggtggaaattataacagaacCTCAAgacgttcaaatgttcatagatgaccagtagggtcaaataataataattacagtggttgtagaggttgcaacaggtcagcacctcaggagtaaatgtcaattgGCCCATCATTCAgaatatctctaccgctcctgctgtctctagagagttgaaaacagcaggtctgggacaggtagcaggtccggtgaacaggtcagggttccatatccgcaggcagaacagttgaacctggagcagcagcacgaccaggtgtattggggacagaaaggagtcatcaggccaggtagtcctgaggcatggtcctagggctcaggtcctcagagagaaagaaagagaaaaagaaaattagagagcatacttacattcacacaggacaccggataagaaatactccagatataacagactgaccctagccccccgacacaaactattgcagcataaatactggaggctgagacaggagaaatacaacagatataacagactgaccctagccccctgacacaaactattgcagcataaatactgggggttgagacaggaggggtcaggagacactgtggccccgtccgacgacacccccggacagggccaaacaggaagtatataacccacccacttttccaaagcacagcccccacaccactagagggatatcttcaaatcACCAACGTACtgccctgagacaaggccgagtatagaccccacaccactagagggatatcaacagacccctaacttactaccctgagacaaggccgagtatagaccccacaccactagagggatatcttcaaaccaccaacgtactgccctgagacaaggccgagtatagaccccacaacactagagggatatcaacagacccctaacttactaccctgagacgaGGCCTAGTATagaccccacaccactagagggatatcaacagacccctaacttactaccctgagacaaggccgagtatagaccccacaccactagagggatatcaacagacccctaacttactaccctgagacgaGGCCTAGTATagaccccacaccactagagggatatcaacagacccctaacttactaccctgagacaaagcCGAGTATagaccccacaccactagagggatatcaacagacccctaacttactaccctgagacaaggccgagtatagaccccacaccactagagggatatcatcaGACCcctaacttactaccctgagacaaggccgagtatagaccccacaccactagagagatatcAACAGACCCCTAAcgtactaccctgagacaaggccgagtatagaccccacaccactagagggatatcatcaGACCcctaacttactaccctgagacaaggccgagtatagaccccacaccactagagggatattaaCAGACCcctaacttactaccctgagacaaggctgagtatagaccccacaccactagagggatatcaacagacccctaacttactaccctgagacaaggccgagtatagaccccacaccactagagggatatcaacagacccctaacttactaccctgagacaaggccaagtatagaccccacaccactagagggatatcaacagacccctaacttactaccctgagacaaggccgagtatagccactagagggatatcttcaacctacaacttaccatcctgagacaaggctgagaaaagcccacaaagatctcccccacggcacaacccaagggggaggcACCAACCCAGATAGGAAattcacgtcagtgactcaacccacccaagtgacgcacccttcctagggacggcatgaaagagccccagtaagccagtgacttagcccctgtaatagggttagaggcagagaatcccagtggaaagaggggaactggccaggcacagacagcaagggcggttcgttgctcccgtgcctttccgttcaccttcacactcctgggtcagactacactcaatcatatgacccactgaagagaagagtctttcccaaggttgctgttggtGCATATCCCAttgtagttattggggtcaaatctgtctgcactttctctctctctgtcttcctctcactctctccctctgccttcctctcactctctcccccctctctctctgccttcctctcactctctccctctgccttcctctcactctctccctctgccttcctctcactctctcccccctctcactctctcccccctctctctctgccttcctctcactctctccctctgccttcctctcactctctccccccccccctctctctcccccctctctctctgcccccccaccccccaccctctctctgcccccccccaccGCCCCACATCTGTAGATTCTCCACGTTTAAGGACATTCCTCCGGCCAGCCGAGAGAGAATTGTTGCTTTACGAGACTCAGCGTTGTTCGGGTTTACAGTAAAGGAACGAAACATACAGGTTATGTAGGAAGTTTACAtccatttaggttggagtcattaaaactcgtttttcaaccactcctcaaatgtcttgttaacaaactatagttttggcaagtcggttaggacatatacagtggggcaaaaaaatgatttagtcagccaccaattgtgcaagttctcccacttagaaagatgagagaggcctgtaattttcatcataggtacacttcaactatgacagacaaaatgagagaaaatccagaaaatcacattgtaggattttttatgaatttatttgcacatTATGGTGGACAATAAGTAATAAGTAAAATAACATACCCCTGCCCTGCTgagccattctggagagagagagactctcctaTATCTTCACCACATACCCCTGCCCTACTgagccattctggagagagagagactctcctaTATCTTCACCACATACCCCTGCCCTGCTgagccattctggagagagagagactctcatatatcttcaccacacacccctgccctgctgagccattctggagagagagactctcATATATCTTCACCACATACCCTTGCACCACTGAaccattctggagagagagactctcctATGTCTTCACCACATACCCCTGCCCTGCTgagccattctggagagagagagactctcatatatcttcaccacacacccctgccctgctgagccattctggagagagagagactctcataTATCTTCACCACATACCCCTGCCCCACTgagccattctggagagagagactctcctATATCTCCTGtgtcaattttttttattatactcaagacacattatcttcacataTTTTAGATGTTTTTCACAACTCTGTAATCAGCTTGGGATATTCCCACGCTGCCCTAACAGGCAGAGGCCAACGAgcttgtgatttgaaacaatccacagctatttatttaaaaaagtaAGTGATCCTCGATTCCTGAATGACAAATGATGGCGTGTGTGTTCATCACTTATCAGCAGTAGCGTAAATGGCCTGGTAGGTGATGTGTCTGTGTTGATGATCCTCCATTGTGACCTGGTTAAACCCAGAGGCTCTCAGAGCTGCCATGTAGGCCTCGGGTTGCCAGTTCCGTCCAGGGAACTCCCTCCTGGACGCAAAGCTGACCACTCTGCTCAGTCTCAGAGTggtcaccatcacacctcctataGTAGAATGGTACAGTAGAGACATTGAGTGGTCACCATCACACCAACCCCCCACAACAACAGTTCCCACACCAACCCCCCACACCAACAGTTCCCACACCAACCCCCCACATCAACCCCCCACACCAACCCCCCACATCAACCCCCCACACCAACCGTTCCCACATCAAACCCCCACACCAACAGTTCCCACATCAACCCCCCACATCAACCCCGCACACCAACAGTTCCCACATCAACCCCCCACAACAACAGTTCCCACATCAACCCCCCACATCAACCCTCCACAACAACAGTTCCCACATCAACCCCCCACATCAACCCCCCACAACAACAGTTCCCACATCAACCCCCCACAACAACAGTTCCCACACCAACAGTTCCCACATCAACCCCCCACAACAACAGTTCCCACACCAACAGTTCCCACATCAACCCCCCACAACAACAGTTCCCACATCAACCCCCCACAACAGCCCCCCACAacaaccccccacccctccacaACAACATTTCCCACACCAACAATTCCCACACCAACCCCCCACACCAACCCCCACAACAACATTTCCCACACCAATAGTTCCAACACCAACCCTCCACAACAACATTTCCCACACCAACAGTTCCCACACCAACCCCCCACAACAACTGTCCCCACACCaaccctcccctcacccctcacctGGTTTCATGACTCTGTGTATCTCTGCAGCTCCCTTCCTCAGGTCTGGCCAGTAGTAGTAACAATTACAGTGGAACACCTTGTCCACCATATTGTCTGCTAGAGGCATGGCTGCCACATCACACTGATACAGAGACACCTTCCCATTGGACACCAACTCCTTCAGAAGATCACCTGCCATCTAgatgggtgaggagagggggagaggggagaggggggaggagaggggagaagagaagagaggggaggtgaagagaggggaggaggggagaagaggggataggggaggaggagaggggagaaggagagattatgtgaagagaggggagggggagaggtggggagaagggagaggggaggaggaggagagaggaggaggggggagaagggagaggggagggagagaggaggaggggggagaagggagaggggagggagagaggagggagggagagaggaggaggaggggggagggggagaggtggggagaagggagaggggaggagggggagagaggaggaggggggagaagggagaggggagggagaggggagggagagaggagggagggagagaggaggaggggggagaagggagagaggagaggaggagggggagaagggagaggggagaggaggagggggagaagggagaggggagggagagaggaggagggggcgaagggagaagagaggaaggggagagaggatgtgagAAAAGCAGTGTTGTAGTTGAGTCACTAAATTACCACCCCTCTActcatttactctctctctcacctggtgCATGTATCGTGAGTAGTCCACTCCTATGAGTCTCCCAGTAGGTTCTGTCAGCAGTGTGGCTGCAGCCTTCAGGCCCAGCCCTGGCCCGTGGTCCAGCTCTAACACTGTATCTCCATGCTGGATCCCAGACAGAGACACCGCACTCTCCTCTAACATCTTGTTGTGATACTTCAGGAACTTAGTGATCAGCCAACCATACACTGACCGGGTGGGATGACCCAACTGCTGCCCCAGCTTCTCTAATAAGATcatctagaggagagagagtgggagagagagtgggagaggagagagtgtgggagaggagagagagtgggagagagagtgggagaggagagagagtatgatagtaaagagagagtgggagaaagtgagataggaaagagagagtgggagaggaaagagagagtgggagaggaaagagagagtgggagaggaaagagagagtgggagaggcaagagagagtgggagaggaaagagcgagtgggagaggagagagagagtgggagaggaaagagagagtgggagaggagagagagtgggagaggagagaggagtgggagaggagagaggaaagagagagtgggagaggcgagagagtgggagaggagagagagtgggagaggaaagagagagtgggagaggaaagagagagtgggagaggagagagagagtgggagaggaaagagagagtgggagaggagagagagagtgggagaggagagagagtgggagaggagagagagtgggagaggagagagagtgggagagaagagaggagtgggagaggagagaggaaagagagagtgggagaggagagagagtgggagaggagagagagtgggagaggaaagaggaaagagagagtgggagaggagagagagtgggagaggagagagtgagagagagagagggggagaggagagagagagagaggagagagagtgggagaggagagagagtgggagaggagagagagtgggagaggagagagagtgggagaggaaagagagagtgggagaggaaagagagagtgggagaggaaagagagagtgggagaggaaagagagagtgggagaggaaagagagagtgggagaggagagagagagtgggagaggaaagagagagtgggagaggagagagtgggagaggagagagagtgggagaggagagaggagtgggagaggagagaggaagagagagtgggagaggcgagagagtgggagaggagagagagtgggagaggaaagagagagtgggagaggaaagagagagtgggagaggaaagagagagtgggagaggaaagagagagtgggagaggaaagagagagtgggagaggagagagagagtgggagaggaaagagagagtgggagaggagagagagagtgggagaggagagagagtgggagaggaaagagagagtgggagaggagagaggaaagagagagtgggagaggcgagagagtgggagaggaaagagagagtgggagaggaaagagagagtgggagaggagagagagagtgggagaggaaagagagagtgggagaggagagagagagtgggagaggagagagagtgggagaggagagagagtgggagaggagagagagtgggagaggagagaggagtgggagaggagagaggaacgagagagtgggagaggcgagagagtgggagaggagagagagtgggagaggaaagagagagtgggagaggaaagagagagtgggagaggagagagagtgggagaggagagagagtgggagaggagagagtgagagagagagggggagaggagagaggagagagagagagagagaggagagagagtgggagaggagagagagtgggagaggagagagagtgggagaggagagagagtgggagaggagaggagagagagagtgggagaggaaagagagagtgggagaggagagagagagtgggagaggaaagagagagtgggagaggaaagagagagtgggagaggaaagagagagtgggagaggagagagagagtgggagaggaaagagagagtgggagaggagagagagagtgggagagggaggagagagtgggagaggagagaggagtgggagaggagagaggaaagagagagtgggagaggcgagagaatgggagaggagagagagtgggagaggaaagagagagtgggagaggaaagagagagtgggagaggagagagagtgggagaggagagagagtgggagaggagagagtgagagagagagagagagtgggagaggagagagagtgggagaggagagagagagtgggagaggagagagagtgggagaggagagagagtgggagagaagagagagagtgggagagaagagagagtgggagaggagagagagtgggagaggagagagagtgggagaggagagagagtgggagaggagagagagtgggagagaagagagagagtgggagagaagagagtgggagaggagagagagagtgggacagggaATTTCActcagttacagttcatatgaggaaatcagacaatttaaataaatacattaggaGGGCAGGCCTGGGAGGGCAGGCCTGGGAGGGCAGGCCTGAGAGGGCAGGCCTGGGAGGGCAGGCCTGGGAGAgcagggcagg of the Oncorhynchus kisutch isolate 150728-3 linkage group LG17, Okis_V2, whole genome shotgun sequence genome contains:
- the LOC116354488 gene encoding uncharacterized protein LOC116354488, with the translated sequence MILLEKLGQQLGHPTRSVYGWLITKFLKYHNKMLEESAVSLSGIQHGDTVLELDHGPGLGLKAAATLLTEPTGRLIGVDYSRYMHQMAGDLLKELVSNGKVSLYQCDVAAMPLADNMVDKVFHCNCYYYWPDLRKGAAEIHRVMKPGGVMVTTLRLSRVVSFASRREFPGRNWQPEAYMAALRASGFNQVTMEDHQHRHITYQAIYATADK